The sequence below is a genomic window from Deltaproteobacteria bacterium.
CGCCGCCCCCGTATTCCCCGTTTGATAGTTGCATATGCCGGCATAGTAGGTGCTGTTGACCTTCAGGGAGGGGCTCCTTTCCGCGGCCTTTTCAAACAGGGGAGCGGCCTCGCCGTAGCGCTTCTGCCGGTAAAGACAGATGCCGCCGTAATAGGCGGCCAGCACGTTGGAATCGTCCTCCCCGGCACCGGCTGCAAAGTGTTCGGCGGCCGTGCCGTACTGCTCGGTGTGGTAATAGAGCAGACCCAAGTCGTAGTTCAGGCCGGACAGATCCGGATCTTTGTCCCAGGCGGCTTCGAGATTTTCTCGGGCCTCTTCGTAACGTCCCTGCTCTGTATGGACCCGACCCAGATATTGCAGGTAAACCGGGTTTGCAGGATCGGTTTCAAGAGCCTTCTTGAAGAGGCTTTCGGCTGACTGGTAGTCTTTGGACTCATATGCAAAAACCCCCAGATCGTAATATCCGCCTCCTGCTTCCGCTGCCTGGGCCGACAGACCGGCACCCGCCAAGAGAAGAACCGCCAACGCAACCGCCAACGATCGACGCATGGTATCGTCCCCCTATATAGTCAAGCGTTCATAAGGATGGTTTCAATGCGAATGATTTTGTGTTATCCACGACAGGTAAATCAGCGGCCGATAGCAGAGTCGAAGGTATGAGGAAGGCCCCTCGAAAGGGTCCGATCCGCCTTTGGCGCTAATTTGGATTATTGTATAAAGAAATACCAACGATGTCAAATAGTAATAACCTTCGGCGGGGCAAGATTTGTGCGCCGCATTTTTCAGGACCGGAAAGAGGATGACTCACTATGTCCGGCATTCGTGCAAAAACAATCAGCGGCCTCAAGCGAGGCGACGTGTTTATCGTTTCCAGAACCTTCGGCGAAAATGAGGTGAAAACATTTGCCGATATCACCCACGACTACAACCCGGTCCACTTCGACGATCGCTTTGCCGAGGCCAAGAATTTCGACGGGCGCATCTGCCACGGCCTGCTGACGGGCGCCATGGTCACGGAAATCGGGGGGCAGATCGGGTGGCTGGCCACCCAGATGAACTTCGAGTTCAAAAAGCCGGTCTATTTCGGCGATACGATTACCTGCCGTTTCCTCATCGCCGACGTGGATGCGCGCGGATGGGCCCGGGCGGAGATAACCATGAAAAACCAGGACGGACTTACCGTGGTGGAAGCGTGGATTACCGGGCGGCTCCCGGGGAATCGAGACATCGAGGTGCTGGAGGCCATGGTGGCCGAGGGGGACCCCACCAACGGATTGAGAGGCAAGAGGGCTGAAGATCAGTAGGCTTTAACGTGAGATTTTGGCCATCCGTGAGTTGCCGGTGCTGTCGGTAAGCTTCTTGCTGTCTGCGCCGACAACAGACAAACGGGCCACCGGCTACTGGATAAGCCTCAGGTTTTCTAACCCGCTTACCTTCCTGATCAATCTTCCGGTATGCCCAGGAAATAACGCAAACCGGACAGGTTGTCCGTGGTGATCATGCCGTCGCTGTATTCCTTGAGGATCTCCTTGGGGCTGAAGGCAATGGCCAGGCCCGCATTTTGCAGCATGAAGCGGTCGTTGGCGCCGTCTCCCACGGCCAC
It includes:
- a CDS encoding MaoC family dehydratase — translated: MSGIRAKTISGLKRGDVFIVSRTFGENEVKTFADITHDYNPVHFDDRFAEAKNFDGRICHGLLTGAMVTEIGGQIGWLATQMNFEFKKPVYFGDTITCRFLIADVDARGWARAEITMKNQDGLTVVEAWITGRLPGNRDIEVLEAMVAEGDPTNGLRGKRAEDQ